Part of the Halodesulfurarchaeum formicicum genome is shown below.
GACGAGGACACAGCCGCGGTCATAATCGAGCCGATTCAGGGGGAGGGCGGCATCAACCCCGCGGATCCTGGATTCCTCGAAGCCGCCCGCGAAGCGACCGACGAGGCCGGTGCCGCCCTGATCTTCGACGAGATCCAGACCGGCGTCGGCCGGACCGGCCAGATGTGGGCGGCCGAGAAAGCAGGGGTCACCCCCGACATTCTCACCGCGGCGAAGGGGATCGCGAACGGCCTCCCGATGGGCGTAACTGCTGTCAGGGAGTGGATCGCCGAGGACGCCGGCAACCACGGCTCGACGTTCAGCGGCGGTCCGACGATCGCGGCAGCCGGGACGGCCACACTGGAGACGGTTCGGGACGAGGAACTGCCAGCCCACGCTGGGGAACTCGGCGACCGGTTCCAGACGGCCCTCCGCGAGGAACTCGGCGACGCCGTCCGGGAGGTTCGCGGCGAGGGGCTCATGGTCGGCGTCGAGGTGAAGCGTGGCGCGAACCGCGTGGTCCGGGATCTGGCGCTTGAGCACCAGATCCTCGCGCTCCCCGCCGGTCGGACCGTCGTTCGCTTCCTGCCGCCGCTTGTCGTCTCTGCGGCGGAGATCGATCGGACCGTCGAAGCGATGGGCGACGTGATCGACACCCAATGAGCGACGTCACCACAAAGGAGGCCCGGGCGCTGCTCCGGAACCTGGTCGAGACGCCCTCCGTCTCGGGGAGCGAGGACGCGGTCGCAAAGCGCCTGCGATCCTTCTTCGAGGCTCAGGGCCGCGAGGCGTGGATCGACGACGTGGGTAACCTCCGGGCCCCAGCCGACGACACGGTGCTTTTGACCTCCCATATGGACACCGTGCCGGGCGAGATCCCGGTCCGGGTCGAGGAGGATGTCCTCTGGGGCCGGGGCAGCGTCGACGCGAAAGGACCACTCGCGGCGATGGCAGTCGCAGCCGCGAACGCCGGTGTGAGCTTCGTCGGGGTGGTACGCGAGGAGACCGACTCCGCCGGCGCCAGACACCTCGTCGAGGATCGGGATCCCCCAGCGGCTGTCGTCAACGGCGAGCCCTCGGGATGGGACGCGATCACCCTGGGCTACCGGGGACTGCTCTCGGGCACCTACACGGTCGAAACCGAGGTCGGGCACACTTCCCGACCGGAGCCGAACGCCATCCAGCAGGCGGTGGCGTGGTGGAGCCAGGTCGAGGCGGCGTTCGACGACGGCGACTCGGTCTTCGACCGCGTGACTCCCAAGCCCGTCGCCTTCGAGGGCGGGACGAGCGCAGACGGCTTCGCATTCGAAGCCAAAGTCGAGGCCCAGTTCCGCATCCCACCGGGCGAAACTATCGAGGGCGTGAAGTCGACCGTCGAGGCGGTCGGTCCGGGAGCGGTCGCGTGGCACGATGAAATCCCGCCGGTGATGGAGAGTCCACGTAATCCCGTCGCGGGGGCGCTTCGCCGAGGCATTCGGGAGTGTTCAGGTGAGCCCACCCATCTGCGAAAGACCGGAACCAGTGACATGAACGTCTACGCCGGAGCGTGGGACGTGCCGATGGCGACCTACGGGCCGGGGGACTCCGATCTGGACCATACGCCCGACGAACACCTCGATCTCGGGGTCTTTGACCGGGCCGTGCGGGTGCTCACCGTGGCTGCCGAATCGTTGTGATACCAAAACGCTGATACGGTCGCTTTGCCCATCCCAGCACAGATGGCATTCCCGAGCACGCGGATTGAACGGCTCTGGACCGGGGCCGTCGGGACGATACTGGCAGTTCTGGTCGGTGGCTCCGTGCTCTTCCCGGAACGGGTCTACGGCGGCTTCGTGTGGCAGTACTTCTGGGGCCCGGTTGCCGCCGACGCCCACGGCGCCCAGGCGGCCGCCTACAACGGCGGCGATCCGATCTTCTTCGATTCGGTGGCCGGCGCTTCCGGGGTCGCCGGGCCGATAGCGTACCCGGGGTATACAATCGTCTCCGAGATCGGGTACGCGATTACGCTCCTCGTTGCGCTTGCCGGGATCGTCTTCCTGCTCGACCGGCTGGACTTCGAGGAGCGGCCACAGCTCATCTATCCGCTGCTCCCGTTCATGCTATTCGGGGGCGCGCTTCGGGTCGTCGAGGACGCACACGACACCCTCGCGGTCGGGGCCGGGCTCATCGAGTTCCCCTGGATCGCGCTTTTCATCAGCCCATTCATCTACGTGACCGTCTTCGTCCTCGCCATGGCCGCCCTGCTCGTGAGTCTCCGGCTCCGGAATCAGGGCCACGCCGACTCCTTCGAGTGGCCCCTTTTCGGCTTCGGGAGCGGCATGCTGGTGCTCGCACTCGGGTATCTCCTCTATCTCTCCGCGACACAGCCGCAGGTCGAGTTCCACCCGGCCTTCACGATTCTCACGATGGGCGGGGCGACGCTGATCGCCGTCCTCGGGTGGTGGGCACTCAGGAAGTACGCTCCTGCGGTGGCCGATGGCACCCCGGTCGTGGGTGCGGTCATCCTCTGGGCGCACGCTGTCGACGGCGTCGCGAACGTTCTCGGCATCGACTGGGGTGCGGAACTCGGCCTCGCCGCGGACATGGTGCCAAAACACCCCGCGAACCGCGCGATCATCGACCTCACCGTGGCCGTGGTTCCCGAGGGAATCACCGCGGTCATCGGGGTGGCCTGGGGCTTTCTCCTCGTCAAGATCGTCGCCGCGACGATCGTGACCTGGCTCTTCGACGAACAGATGATCACCGAGGGGCCACGTTTCAGCACGCTGCTCTTGATCGCCGTGGTCGCCGTCGGCCTGGGTCCCGGCGTTCGGGACATGCTCCGGGCGACCTTCGGCGTCTAGGGATAGGGGTGGAACGCCCGGTCCAGCCGCGGTTCGAAGCCGAGATCCGCTGGCACGGTCTGGGCGCGATCGCCGAACACTGGCTCCTCCACGAAGAGCGGTTGAGCCGCCGGTGAGAGGACCCGAACCGCCGTGAACCCGAGTCGGTCGACGTCGCGGGGTGTGATCGGAGCGGCATAGACGGACAGCCCGGCACTCTCGACCCGTTCGAGCAGGGCATCGAGCTCGTTGTGGCCCGAGAGCTCCTCGTCCGGCCCGACAGTCTCGGCCGGCACCGTCTCGGCAGGCTCCAGAAGCGACGCTGCCTCGCCCGGTGTCCTCGCGTAGGCCCCGATCTCGCCGGTGGCGTCGTCGGCCCCGTCAGGGCCGAGGCCCCGGAGTTCCATCCAGTTCTGGAGCGCCTCGGAAAGCGCGTCGACGGCGGCAGCCTCGGCATCCAGGTCCGCCGCCGAACCCAGCGCGAACCGTGGGAACTCCTCGCGATGGACGGCGACCGCGACGACCGGCACGTCCACGTCCTGGGTGACCAGAAGCGGCGTCACGGTGAGGCCCTCCCCGCGGGCCCGCCGGACCATCGTTTCGAAGTCCGGGTCGATCACCTGCAGGCCCAGCGGCTCGAAACTGGAGTACCACGCGAGCATGGTGGCGTCCCGTTCGATCACCTCGTAGAGCCCGGACCGAACCGCCTCGACGCCGCCGTTCCCCAGTCCCAATCCGGTCGTGATGGCCTGGCCGAGCCGGTTCTCCGGCGGCGGGAAGTGGACCAGATCGGCGGGCAGCGAAACCGGACGGTCCGCGAGCAAGTCACGGCCCGGCACGACGGGAATCTCCTCGTCCGCACCAGGTGAGTGCTCGACGCTGACGAACGACTCGGGGGCCGGTCCGTCGATCGACGCCACCGGCTCCTGCGTGAACTCTCGCTCCCGGTAGATCGCCGCGCTGTACCGTTCCAGGGACTCTCCAAGAGCCTTCATGAACGCGCCGTCCCACGTGGGGGCGACCCCCGCAGCCCGATCCGGGGCCGCTCCGTCGCTGAAGCCCGTGGTGTCGGTCACCGACGCGAGGTAGTACGGGAGCGGGAACGAATCGTGTTCGCCCACCCAGGGGACCAGTCCGAGCCGATCGTCCACGGCGGATTCGGCGTGTTCGATCGATTCATCGAGGCTTCGGTCCACGACGTCGAGTTCGAGTTCGCGCTCCCGCTCGGGTGCGTGTTCACAGCCCGGAACGGGAAGCAACGAGCGCTCGGCGTAGGGAACTTCCAGAACGACACCAGCGACCTGCGAGCCGGAGAGGGCCTGGAGGGCCTGCATACCGGCAAACGAGCCGGCCAGCCGGACCGCCGAGCGGTCGGCCGTGGCCTCTTCGGCCTCCGGGACGTCGTTCGCCGCGACCCGGGTCTTCAGACACTCGAAGCAGACATAGCCGGGCTGGAAGGTCGTGATCGCCGCGGACAGCCCTTCGACCGGGACGCCGCCGATTCCACCGACCTCCACTCCGATCCAGGGCGTCTCGGAATCGACGGCGTACTCTTTTACCGTCTCGAAGCCCTCGCTGCCAGCCAGCC
Proteins encoded:
- a CDS encoding aspartate aminotransferase family protein — encoded protein: MSEFVFSPKPIRIESGDGTTLTADSGTEYLDMGASYACTPLGHAHPAVVEAISDQAATLTYVQGSYPVDVRDDLYELVTEVTPDPLDHAWLSNSGTEANEAAIKFARHATGRSKILAMKNAFHGRTLGSLAATWKPKYRDGFEPLAGGFDFVTYEDESELRAAVDEDTAAVIIEPIQGEGGINPADPGFLEAAREATDEAGAALIFDEIQTGVGRTGQMWAAEKAGVTPDILTAAKGIANGLPMGVTAVREWIAEDAGNHGSTFSGGPTIAAAGTATLETVRDEELPAHAGELGDRFQTALREELGDAVREVRGEGLMVGVEVKRGANRVVRDLALEHQILALPAGRTVVRFLPPLVVSAAEIDRTVEAMGDVIDTQ
- a CDS encoding [LysW]-lysine hydrolase, whose translation is MSDVTTKEARALLRNLVETPSVSGSEDAVAKRLRSFFEAQGREAWIDDVGNLRAPADDTVLLTSHMDTVPGEIPVRVEEDVLWGRGSVDAKGPLAAMAVAAANAGVSFVGVVREETDSAGARHLVEDRDPPAAVVNGEPSGWDAITLGYRGLLSGTYTVETEVGHTSRPEPNAIQQAVAWWSQVEAAFDDGDSVFDRVTPKPVAFEGGTSADGFAFEAKVEAQFRIPPGETIEGVKSTVEAVGPGAVAWHDEIPPVMESPRNPVAGALRRGIRECSGEPTHLRKTGTSDMNVYAGAWDVPMATYGPGDSDLDHTPDEHLDLGVFDRAVRVLTVAAESL
- a CDS encoding DUF63 family protein — its product is MAFPSTRIERLWTGAVGTILAVLVGGSVLFPERVYGGFVWQYFWGPVAADAHGAQAAAYNGGDPIFFDSVAGASGVAGPIAYPGYTIVSEIGYAITLLVALAGIVFLLDRLDFEERPQLIYPLLPFMLFGGALRVVEDAHDTLAVGAGLIEFPWIALFISPFIYVTVFVLAMAALLVSLRLRNQGHADSFEWPLFGFGSGMLVLALGYLLYLSATQPQVEFHPAFTILTMGGATLIAVLGWWALRKYAPAVADGTPVVGAVILWAHAVDGVANVLGIDWGAELGLAADMVPKHPANRAIIDLTVAVVPEGITAVIGVAWGFLLVKIVAATIVTWLFDEQMITEGPRFSTLLLIAVVAVGLGPGVRDMLRATFGV
- a CDS encoding YcaO-like family protein; this encodes MAVLLTGEGPAVEAAAAMLEDADVAVVRGSIDDLPGADLGIVVGLAGSEGFETVKEYAVDSETPWIGVEVGGIGGVPVEGLSAAITTFQPGYVCFECLKTRVAANDVPEAEEATADRSAVRLAGSFAGMQALQALSGSQVAGVVLEVPYAERSLLPVPGCEHAPERERELELDVVDRSLDESIEHAESAVDDRLGLVPWVGEHDSFPLPYYLASVTDTTGFSDGAAPDRAAGVAPTWDGAFMKALGESLERYSAAIYREREFTQEPVASIDGPAPESFVSVEHSPGADEEIPVVPGRDLLADRPVSLPADLVHFPPPENRLGQAITTGLGLGNGGVEAVRSGLYEVIERDATMLAWYSSFEPLGLQVIDPDFETMVRRARGEGLTVTPLLVTQDVDVPVVAVAVHREEFPRFALGSAADLDAEAAAVDALSEALQNWMELRGLGPDGADDATGEIGAYARTPGEAASLLEPAETVPAETVGPDEELSGHNELDALLERVESAGLSVYAAPITPRDVDRLGFTAVRVLSPAAQPLFVEEPVFGDRAQTVPADLGFEPRLDRAFHPYP